From a region of the Verrucomicrobiia bacterium genome:
- a CDS encoding IS5 family transposase: MQNASFETDLTDAQWEYLKPMLPQPKRLGRPQTDRRIVINAILYVLKGGIPWRLLPQNFPTWKTVYHVFRGWTLDCTWAALNDALRICVREDQGRDPQPSAAIMDSQSVKSDGHGGEVGFDAGKKIKGRKRHILVDTLGLILGVFVTPASCPERDGGQKLLQQVSGWLPRLRKLWADGGYSGDNFAQWVRDHWPELNVEIVKRSDAKKGFAVLPRRWIVERTFGWLMRHRRLVRDYERTESSAQAWIHLAMIRIQLRRLA, encoded by the coding sequence ATGCAAAACGCCTCTTTTGAAACCGATCTGACCGACGCGCAATGGGAATATCTTAAACCCATGCTGCCACAACCCAAACGACTCGGCCGCCCGCAGACTGATCGCCGAATTGTGATCAACGCGATCCTGTACGTGCTCAAGGGCGGGATCCCCTGGCGCCTGTTGCCGCAAAACTTCCCGACTTGGAAGACGGTTTACCACGTATTTCGGGGTTGGACGTTGGATTGCACGTGGGCTGCCCTCAACGACGCGCTTCGCATATGCGTGCGTGAGGATCAAGGGCGTGATCCGCAGCCGAGCGCAGCCATCATGGACAGCCAAAGCGTCAAGTCTGACGGGCACGGCGGCGAGGTTGGATTCGACGCTGGCAAGAAGATCAAGGGGCGCAAGCGCCACATCCTGGTCGACACTCTTGGGCTGATCCTGGGGGTGTTTGTTACGCCGGCCAGTTGTCCGGAGCGAGACGGAGGACAGAAGCTGCTCCAGCAAGTGAGCGGATGGCTCCCGCGACTGCGGAAACTCTGGGCCGATGGCGGTTACAGTGGCGACAACTTCGCTCAATGGGTGCGTGACCACTGGCCGGAGTTGAATGTGGAGATTGTGAAGCGCTCGGATGCGAAGAAAGGTTTCGCAGTCTTGCCGCGCCGGTGGATTGTCGAGCGCACCTTTGGCTGGCTCATGCGGCACCGTCGTTTGGTCCGCGACTACGAACGAACCGAATCCAGCGCCCAAGCTTGGATCCATCTGGCTATGATACGCATTCAACTTCGCCGACTTGCGTGA